A window of Anomalospiza imberbis isolate Cuckoo-Finch-1a 21T00152 chromosome 4, ASM3175350v1, whole genome shotgun sequence contains these coding sequences:
- the LOC137473266 gene encoding F-box/LRR-repeat protein 6-like — MPRRRAVPTLTTLCLQSLAQHMQSLWAKDYSDNYLDEYEFRFLVGPFNDLDCGLVQELLRLLGTSRRLSRAALHLLLLPHLRQLSLRPCPALANNALGHLIVLRCQGLRVLDLGGCGRLSPSVLVDLAEGLPRLSRLGLAHTQANVQVLSAVGSCCRHLRELDVSGCKKVTPRALRHLGYDPVERSPGCPALRVLLARDLERAGDGDTVAAVAFLLLALPCLEVLAHSAVPDALRLLHSGQPNGTEDSEGFPSLEELARGQGAAPEGAPLTLPLRQLEEVEEDALGTVHAVCPQAEEVSVWLGDSPGPSGLRELPGWKCLSRLTLGCSGRHGRALAEVLPLAQGLGTRLCTLTLHGFSYRDPLSLPALLASCPGLQSFSAELEVPPDPHTHHEPPEDESPAPPPRWATDLLPRGLPRLQSFSLTLAGPVPAAHGPVLSSTLASLLCEAPRLQTLRLLAVPFPLDSVLEPALAGPGLRELRELALAESRVSAGAVWQLLGSDGPLRRLDLSRCPDIHRRDYDGFLQAVRKQRLELDITWE; from the exons atgCCCCGGCGGCGGGCAGTGCCCACGCTGACCACGCTGTGcctgcagagcctggcccagcacatGCAGAGCCTCTGGGCCAAGGACTACAGTGACAACTACCTGGACGAGTACGAGTTCCGCTTCCTCGTGGGGCCCTTCAACGACCTGG ACTGCGGGCtggtgcaggagctgctgcggCTGCTGGGGACGAGCCGGCGGCTGTCGCGGGCGGCGctgcacctgctgctgctgccacacctGCGCCAGCTCAGCCTGCGGCCCTGCCCCGCCCTCGCCAACAACGCCCTGGGGCACCTCATCGTGCTGCGCTGCCAG GGCCTGCGCGTGCTGGACCTGGGCGGCTGCGGGCGGCTCTCGCCCTCCGTGCTGGTGGACCTGGCCGAGGGGCTGCCACGCCTGAGCCGCCTGGGGCTGGCCCACACCCAGGCCAACGTCCAGGTGCTCTCGGCCGTGGGCTCCTGCTGCCGCCACCTGCGGGAGCTCGACGTGTCCGGCTGCAAGAAGGTGACGCCGCGCGCCCTGCGCCACCTGGGCTACGACCCCGTGGAACgcagcccgggctgccccgcgctcCGCGTCCTGCTGGCCCGCGACCTGGAGCGcgccggggacggggacacggtGGCTGCCGTggccttcctgctgctggccctgccgTGCCTGGAGGTGCTGGCGCACAGTGCCGTGCCGGACGCGCTCCGGCTGCTCCACTCGGGGCAGCCAAACGGCACCGAGGACTCCGAGGGTTTCCCGTCGCTGGAGGAGCTGGCGCGGGGCCAAGGGGCTGCACCGGAGGGAGCCCCGCTCACGCTGCCCCTGcggcagctggaggaggtggaggaggacgCCCTGGGCACCGTCCACGCCGTGTGTCCCCAGGCCGAGGAGGTCAGCGTGTGGCTGGGGGACAGTCCCGGCCCCTCAGGGCTCCGGGAGCTGCCAGGCTGGAAGTGCCTGTCCCGGCTGACGCTGGGCTGCTCCGGGCGGCATGGCCGGGCGCTGGCAGAGGTGCTGCCCTTGGCACAGGGCCTGGGCACCCGCCTGTGCACCCTGACCCTGCACGGCTTCAGCTACCGGGACCCGCTCTCGCTGCCCGCCCTGCTCGCCAGCTGCCCCGGCCTGCAGAGCTTCAGTGCCGAGCTGGAAGTGCCGCCAGACCCCCACACCCACCACGAGCCCCCCGAGGACGAGTCCCCTGCCCCGCCACCACGCTGGGCCACCGACCTACTGCCCCGGGGGCTGCCCCGGCTCCAGAGCTTCTCGCTGACCCTGGCTGGGCCCGTGCCGGCCGCGCACGggccggtgctgagctccacgCTGGCCTCGCTGCTGTGCGAGGCCCCGCGGCTGCAGACCCTGCGCCTGCTGGCCGTGCCCTTCCCGCTGGACTCGGTGCTGGAGCCGGCgctggcggggccggggctgcgggagctgCGGGAGCTGGCGCTGGCCGAGAGCCGCGTGTCCGCCGGCGCCgtgtggcagctgctgggctcCGACGGGCCCCTGCGGCGCCTGGACCTGTCCCGCTGCCCCGACATCCACCGGCGCGACTACGACGGCTTCCTGCAGGCCGTGAGGAAGCAGCGGCTGGAGCTGGACATCACCTGGGAGTAG
- the LOC137473269 gene encoding retinol dehydrogenase 13-like, which yields MELLGALSPPWWLPLLLLLALLLWATRRSPWEPRKCPTDLTGKTVIVTGANSGIGKCVAMDLARRNARTILACRSRERGQAAVEEIRAATGNPAVVLRLLDTGSLASVRAFASAVRREEPRLDVLVNNAGVTGLPFAITSEGLEQTFATNYLGPFLLTNLLLDLLKASAPARVVNVSSFRHSVGTADSRYLTGQWRPGGHDAAYNSTKLMNVLFTIELAQRLQGTGVTANAVSPGVVSTSIMRHFSWAVRALFVLLRPFMKSAEQGAASAIFCAVSEEAAGITGKYFDSSCRLALPSAAARDAALARKLWEASERLTGLTEQD from the exons atggagctgctgggggctcTGAGCCCCCCGTGGTGGCTCccgctgctcctgctcctggccctgctgctctgggccaCGCGCAGAAGCCCCTGGGAGCCCCGCAAGTGTCCCACTGACCTGACGGGCAAGACAGTGATTGTCACCGGAGCCAACAGCG GCATCGGCAAGTGCGTGGCCATGGACCTGGCGCGCCGGAACGCCCGCACCATCCTGGCGTGCCggagccgggagcggggccaggCGGCCGTGGAGGAGATCCGGGCGGCCACCGGGAACCCGGCGGTGGTGCTGCGGCTGCTGGACACCGGCTCGCTGGCCTCGGTGCGCGCCTTCGCCAGCGCCGTGCGGCGCGAGGAGCCGCGCCTGGACGTGCTGGTGAACAACGCCGGCGTCACCG GGCTGCCCTTCGCCATCACGTCGGAGGGGTTGGAGCAAACCTTTGCCACCAACTACCTGGGCCCGTTCCTGCTCACCAACCTGCTCCTGG ACCTCCTGAAGGCCTCGGCGCCCGCCCGGGTGGTCAACGTGTCGTCATTCCGGCATAGCGTGGGCACGGCCGACAGCAGGTACCTGACGGGGCAGTGGCGCCCAGGCGGGCACGACGCCGCCTACAACAGCACAAAGCTGATGAACGTGCTCTTCACCATCGAGCTGGCACAGCGCCTGCAGGGCACAG GGGTGACGGCCAACGCGGTGAGCCCCGGCGTGGTGAGCACCAGCATCATGCGCCACTTCAGCTGGGCCGTGCGGGCGCTCTTCGTCCTCCTCCGCCCCTTCATGAAG TCGGCCGAGCAGGGCGCTGCCAGCGCCATCTTCTGCGCCGTCTCGGAGGAAGCCGCGGGCATCACCGGGAAATACTTTGACAGCAGCTGCCGGCTGGCGCTGCCCTCGGCGGCCGCCCGCGACGCCGCGCTGGCACGGAAGCTCTGGGAGGCATCGGAGCGGCTGACGGGGCTCACGGAGCAGGACTGA
- the WDR54 gene encoding WD repeat-containing protein 54: MAAASTGPYRRERGLALRSSSSALYNNLAVLCPPGRPPAFGAVHGSTLSLLGSEGPPRQLQARGGGSALSTPLLTQAAWCELPPRALLVLTSQRGVQMYEADGSTMVFWHALDVPELPAAHSVFARGIAAAGGRFICVGTSFGAVLVFDVPPKGTNVTLSEVLEQHRDPITDIAAEQGQAPDGAGDLVTADDSGTLCLWSSGEEFTLLGKIPGSGCTCSSVALWNGIVAAGYGNGQIRLWEAGSGRIRAQVSAHARWIYALDLAPLTGKLLSGAEDSFVHVWKLSRNPDTDDIEMQHCHAECVTDTQVCGARFCDPAGDTFAVTGYDLSEIVCYGPA; encoded by the exons ATGGCGGCGGCGAGCACTGG GCCGTACCGGCGGGAGCGCGGCCTGGCCCTGCGGAGCAGCAGCTCGGCCCTGTACAACAACCTGGCCGTGCTGTGCCCCCCCGGCCGGCCCCCGGCCTTCGGCGCCGTGCACGGCAGCACCCTCAGCCTGCTGGGCAGCGAGGGGCCCCCCCGGCAGCTGCAggcgcggggagggggctcTGCCCTCAGCACCCCGCTGCTCACGCAG GCCGCGTGGTGCGAGCTCCCGCCGCGGGCGCTGCTGGTGCTCACATCCCAGCGTGGGGTCCAG ATGTACGAGGCTGACGGCTCCACCATGGTGTTCTGGCACGCGCTGGACGTCCCGGAGCTCCCGGCAG CACATTCCGTGTTCGCCCGAGGCATCGCCGCGGCCGGCGGCCGCTTCATCTGCGTGG GGACGTCCTTTGGGGCCGTGCTGGTGTTTGACGTCCCCCCAAAAGGGACCAACGTGACGCTGAGCGAGGTCCTGGAGCAGCACCGGGATCCCATCACCGACATCGCGGCCGAGCAGGGCCAGGCCCCG GACGGGGCTGGGGACCTGGTGACAGCCGACGACTCCGGGACCCTCTGCCTCTGGAGCAGCGGGGAGGAGTTCACCCTGCTCGGGAAGATCCCGGGATCTGG CTGCACCTGCTCCTCGGTGGCGCTGTGGAACGGGATCGTGGCTGCGGGCTATGGGAACGGGCAGATCCGGCTGTGGGAAGCGGGGTCGGGGCGGATCCGTGCCCAGGTGAGCGCCCACGCCCGCTGGATCTACGCGCTTGACCTGGCACCGCTCACCGGCAAG CTGCTGTCGGGTGCGGAGGATTCCTTTGTCCACGTCTGGAAGCTCAGCAGGAACCCGGACACCGATGACATCGAG ATGCAGCACTGCCACGCCGAGTGCGTGACAGACACGCAGGTTTGTGGCGCCCGC